CTTCGACGCTTACGACGGCCGCCGCGACGCGCTCGTCGAGGCGGAACTGGAAGACGAGCTGACCGTGCGCCACCTCCGGGAGACGTACTGACCGGGCTCGGGGACCCGGGTCGACACGGCCGCCGCGCGAGCGACGACGGGGCGACTCGTCGAGCCGGTCCGTTCCGACACGCTAAGGTGGCCCCCGGAAGAATCCCCGCCCATGGTCGACGAACACGAGGACGCGGCGCACGGACACGAGGACCGCCCGGACTACGACCCCGCGAACAAGGACCTCCCGGCGGGGGAGCCGCCGCTACGCTCGACGGCGCCCCAGAGCGACTACACCGGCCGCGACGTGGGCGTCGGTATCGCCGTCGCCCTCGTCGGCATCGCCCTCACGTTCGTCCTCCCGCTCGCGCTGGTCTAAGTCGGGCTGCGACGCGGACCGGCGCCCGATATCAGCGGTCCGACGCGGTTTCCGCACTCGGACCGGACGACGGGCGGGTGTAGCCGACGGAGAACCGACG
The window above is part of the Halosimplex rubrum genome. Proteins encoded here:
- a CDS encoding DUF7550 family protein; this encodes MVDEHEDAAHGHEDRPDYDPANKDLPAGEPPLRSTAPQSDYTGRDVGVGIAVALVGIALTFVLPLALV